A region of Sulfurimonas sp. DNA encodes the following proteins:
- a CDS encoding efflux RND transporter permease subunit — MIKKFISISIENKSLNHILFIFLLLLAFISYNKIPKEMFPPNTLDMISVKGHYSGANSTILDKLIVQDIESILQNNQNLTDIQTIITNGTFHINAEIKDKASKQQIVNNIKNSIENLKQDLPKDMDIPTVDILESYFPLINISISSNTNKEYIEVAKDLTEDIKKLKNLYSVTLDGDYSSLLVISLNQQKLIAYGISNEKAYNALMGLYSLYPIGSISSKKQKYYVESKNDNIDINTLLESEIKIDDKLIYVKNIADIKYDYENRDVITRTDAARSVIINIKKAKLGDSIELSKKITKIITTYQDNYQDIDFKVLSDSSFWIKTRLNTIGSNIIIGLILLFFSIWFFISLKIAIVVILGIPVSFAFGLIGLDFFGGSLNTLSMIGVLLSLGILVDEAIVVSENIHRHSNMGKSIKQACIDGTNEMMPILFASMLTTIIAFLPLAMLSGGLGVFIKIIPLIVIILVISSFVESFIFLPLHYKELSFKFLNDRSGGIRERMWNKLSVFYMNSLSFFIKRRYIWGFAIVFFTLFATYNLAKSSVFQLFPEFDAMTINLIGKVKNGAINYTLQETKELEKILIKELDSENVASISTIIGMNSDGRSMHEKGNNLFTLTINLKQKKHEDFFNRVINPIFAPYKEPENSNRTRILYAKEIQHKIESLIQKHNLKENFLEFSINIPQTGVVKNDVEISLSHKDNIKIKNSLESLQEAIKKIQGVHSIKDDMKYDELKAEITLNTFGNSLGFTQKIIISKVRNFISMQKLSKIVDTNAELIELRVDFSNHDNLYSLYNLSLEVPNQSYNVCLKDIAIVSFSKDITTIKKDDLQKIFTLSASFDKDKISSRVFYQKLKPTIQMIKKSGVEVFIKGEQKTNNQIKKDIFVSLLFALFGILIILTWLFSSLGLSFFALSVIPLSILGVLIGHKIMGMDISFSSLLGFVGLIGIVINDTLIMLSMIKKSKNTDELLQNASLRVRPILLTSITTIVGLSTLIFFASGESLLMQPLAVSIGFGLIYATIINLYYLPILYSFKNRYNNR, encoded by the coding sequence ATGATAAAAAAATTCATAAGTATTAGTATTGAAAATAAGTCTCTAAATCATATACTTTTCATATTTTTACTATTGCTTGCATTTATTTCTTATAATAAGATTCCAAAAGAAATGTTTCCACCAAATACACTCGATATGATAAGTGTAAAAGGACATTACAGTGGTGCAAACAGCACAATACTAGATAAACTAATTGTTCAAGATATCGAAAGTATTCTACAAAATAATCAAAATTTAACTGATATACAAACTATTATTACAAATGGTACATTTCATATAAATGCCGAGATAAAAGATAAAGCTTCAAAACAACAAATAGTCAATAATATAAAAAACTCTATTGAAAATTTAAAACAAGATTTGCCAAAAGACATGGATATACCAACTGTTGATATCTTGGAAAGTTATTTTCCTCTTATCAATATATCTATATCTTCTAACACAAATAAGGAGTATATTGAAGTTGCAAAAGATTTAACTGAAGATATAAAAAAATTAAAAAATCTCTATAGTGTGACTCTTGATGGAGATTATAGCTCTTTACTTGTTATTTCATTAAATCAACAAAAACTCATTGCTTATGGTATATCAAATGAGAAAGCCTACAATGCTCTCATGGGTTTATACTCTCTGTATCCCATAGGTTCTATTAGTTCTAAAAAACAGAAATACTATGTTGAAAGTAAAAATGATAATATAGATATAAATACGCTTCTTGAGTCTGAAATAAAAATAGATGATAAATTGATATATGTAAAAAATATTGCAGATATAAAGTATGACTATGAAAACAGAGATGTTATAACTCGTACAGATGCCGCCCGTAGTGTAATAATCAATATAAAAAAAGCAAAACTTGGTGATAGTATAGAACTCTCTAAAAAAATTACAAAAATTATCACTACATATCAAGATAACTATCAAGATATTGATTTTAAAGTTTTAAGTGACAGCTCTTTTTGGATAAAAACAAGACTCAATACAATTGGCTCAAATATTATAATTGGTTTAATTTTACTCTTTTTTTCCATCTGGTTTTTTATCTCTTTAAAGATTGCTATTGTTGTTATACTTGGAATTCCTGTAAGTTTTGCTTTTGGATTGATAGGTTTAGATTTTTTTGGAGGATCTTTAAATACTCTTTCTATGATAGGAGTTTTATTAAGTCTTGGGATACTTGTAGATGAAGCAATTGTTGTGAGTGAAAATATTCATCGTCACTCCAACATGGGCAAAAGTATTAAACAAGCTTGTATAGATGGAACTAATGAGATGATGCCAATTCTCTTTGCATCTATGCTTACAACCATCATAGCTTTTTTACCTCTAGCAATGCTTTCTGGAGGACTTGGAGTTTTTATAAAAATAATTCCTTTGATTGTAATTATTTTAGTGATTAGCTCATTTGTTGAGAGTTTTATATTTTTACCACTGCACTATAAGGAGTTGTCGTTTAAGTTCTTAAATGATAGAAGTGGCGGAATCAGGGAAAGAATGTGGAATAAGTTAAGTGTATTTTATATGAATTCACTATCTTTTTTCATAAAAAGACGATATATATGGGGTTTTGCTATTGTCTTTTTTACTCTTTTTGCAACATATAATTTGGCAAAGTCAAGTGTATTTCAACTATTCCCAGAGTTTGATGCTATGACTATAAATCTAATTGGTAAAGTTAAAAATGGTGCTATCAACTATACACTTCAAGAAACAAAAGAATTGGAAAAGATTTTAATCAAAGAGTTGGATTCAGAAAATGTAGCTTCAATTTCTACGATAATAGGCATGAATAGTGATGGTCGTTCCATGCATGAAAAAGGTAATAATCTTTTTACATTAACAATCAATCTAAAACAAAAAAAACATGAAGATTTTTTTAATAGAGTTATAAATCCAATATTCGCACCATATAAAGAGCCAGAAAACTCCAATAGAACAAGAATTCTTTATGCAAAAGAGATTCAACACAAGATAGAATCTTTAATACAAAAACATAATCTTAAAGAGAATTTTTTGGAGTTTAGTATAAATATACCTCAAACAGGTGTTGTAAAAAATGATGTGGAGATATCTCTTTCACATAAAGATAATATAAAGATTAAGAACTCCTTGGAGAGTTTGCAAGAAGCTATAAAAAAGATACAAGGCGTTCATAGTATTAAAGATGATATGAAATATGATGAGTTAAAAGCAGAAATTACATTAAATACATTTGGAAATAGTCTTGGATTTACCCAAAAAATAATTATTTCAAAAGTGAGAAACTTTATCTCGATGCAAAAACTCTCAAAAATTGTAGATACAAATGCTGAGCTTATAGAGCTAAGAGTAGATTTCTCAAATCATGATAATTTATACTCGCTTTATAATTTATCTTTAGAGGTACCAAATCAAAGCTACAATGTGTGTTTAAAAGATATAGCAATAGTAAGTTTTTCTAAAGATATTACTACAATAAAAAAAGATGATTTACAAAAGATATTTACACTGAGTGCTAGTTTTGATAAAGATAAAATCTCTTCTAGAGTTTTTTATCAAAAGCTCAAACCGACAATTCAAATGATTAAAAAAAGTGGAGTAGAAGTTTTTATAAAAGGAGAACAAAAAACTAATAATCAAATAAAAAAAGATATTTTTGTATCTTTATTATTCGCTTTATTTGGAATTTTAATTATTTTAACATGGTTATTTTCTTCACTTGGACTCTCTTTCTTCGCCCTGAGTGTTATACCGCTTTCTATTTTAGGTGTGCTTATAGGTCACAAAATTATGGGTATGGATATCTCTTTCTCATCTTTACTTGGATTTGTTGGACTCATAGGTATTGTAATTAACGACACCCTTATAATGCTAAGTATGATTAAAAAATCAAAAAATACAGATGAATTACTACAAAATGCTTCCCTGCGAGTAAGACCAATACTCCTTACTTCTATTACTACAATAGTTGGATTAAGCACATTAATATTCTTTGCATCTGGAGAATCTCTATTGATGCAACCTTTAGCAGTTAGTATTGGCTTTGGACTTATCTACGCAACTATAATTAATTTATATTATCTACCTATTCTATACAGTTTTAAAAACAGATACAACAACCGATAA
- a CDS encoding MotA/TolQ/ExbB proton channel family protein, with amino-acid sequence MIDTTMYTVSQLFLTPTLVLILLMFVYSFIALGSFIYEGISRRKNIMQLNTNGAYPIIRHYSIDKQISMEKLELFAFKKLENVRNVSRIAPMMGLIATLIPLGPALKALTDGNIQGMSDGLILAFSGVTLGLIAASLTYWIGNIKKRWYADELHIIEVAKAS; translated from the coding sequence ATGATTGATACTACAATGTACACAGTTTCACAACTGTTCTTAACTCCAACACTAGTTTTAATATTACTAATGTTTGTTTATTCGTTTATAGCCTTAGGCTCATTTATTTATGAGGGTATATCTCGTAGAAAAAATATTATGCAGTTAAATACAAATGGGGCATATCCTATTATACGACACTATAGCATTGACAAGCAGATAAGTATGGAAAAGTTAGAACTTTTTGCATTTAAAAAACTAGAAAATGTACGTAATGTTTCAAGAATCGCTCCAATGATGGGTCTTATCGCAACTCTTATTCCTCTTGGACCTGCACTTAAAGCTTTAACAGATGGAAATATTCAAGGTATGAGTGATGGATTGATTTTAGCTTTTTCTGGAGTAACGCTAGGGCTGATTGCAGCTTCACTTACTTACTGGATAGGCAATATTAAAAAGAGATGGTACGCTGATGAGTTGCATATCATTGAAGTTGCAAAGGCATCTTAA
- a CDS encoding DUF2149 domain-containing protein, with protein MAVRLLNEDDDNNPMNSVINLIDIFLVVIAALLIIISQNPLNPFSSDDVTVIKNAGKKNMEIMVKKGKEIKTFKSKGNIGEGNGKKAGISYKMEDGSFVYVPEKDMKI; from the coding sequence ATGGCAGTTAGATTATTAAACGAGGATGATGACAACAATCCAATGAATTCTGTCATAAACTTGATAGATATATTTTTAGTTGTTATTGCCGCTTTGCTTATTATCATATCTCAAAACCCACTGAATCCATTTAGTAGTGATGATGTAACAGTTATAAAAAATGCAGGAAAGAAAAATATGGAAATTATGGTAAAAAAAGGTAAAGAGATAAAAACCTTTAAATCTAAAGGAAATATTGGCGAAGGTAATGGAAAGAAAGCTGGTATTTCATACAAGATGGAAGATGGCTCATTTGTGTATGTTCCAGAGAAGGATATGAAGATATGA